The following are from one region of the Sorghum bicolor cultivar BTx623 chromosome 2, Sorghum_bicolor_NCBIv3, whole genome shotgun sequence genome:
- the LOC8083906 gene encoding pentatricopeptide repeat-containing protein At2g41720 isoform X2: protein MSSAPPPPPSLNPDAPPRVVRAPPRRPPPRAPGPPPWAERRPAVSVDLDRGRRWVRTEVDGVRAASLPARHRLRVEGNRWQRDWKVSEVAARVLALPPADAHAVDAVLNCWAGRFARRNFPLLIREITISGSLKHAVHVFRWMKIQENYCARNDIYGMMIRLHARHNQVDQARGLFFEMQEWRCKPDTDTYNSLIHAHARAGQWRWAINIMDDMQRAAIPPSRTTYNNVINACGAAGNWKKALELCKKMTENGVGPDLITHNIVLSAFKNGAQYSKAIAYFEIMKSSKVAPDTCTMNIVIHCLVKVALYGEAIELFNSMRERRTICPPDVVTYTSIMYSYSVCGQAENCKAVFDMMVAEGVRPNIVSYNALLGAYASHGMHTEALETFKLLKQNGFKPDIVSYTSLLNAYGRSALPEKAREVFNEMRKNACKPNKVSYNALIDAYGSAGMLKEAISLLHEMEQDGIQPDVISISTLLTACGRCRQPTKIGIILAAAKSRGIQLNTVAYNSGIGSYLSLGDYKKALELYTSMRTGNVKPDAVTYNILISGSCKLGRYVESLNFFEDMMDLNIHLTKEVYSSVICSYVKQGKLTEAASTFNSMKESGCFPDVLTYTTMIKAYSDDGSWRRAWDLFKEMESNDIQPDAIVCSSLMEALNKGGQPERVLQLMEFMKQKQIQLNQKAYFEIISSCTIFTSLVLLHI from the exons ATGTCTTCCGCACCCCCGCCTCCACCGTCACTGAACCCCGACGCGCCCCCGCGCGTCGTccgcgcgccgccgcggcggcctcCTCCGCGCGCGCCCGGGCCGCCGCCGTGGGCGGAGCGTCGGCCTGCCGTGTCCGTCGACCTCGACCGCGGCCGTCGCTGGGTCCGCACCGAGGTGGACGGCGTCCGCGCCGCGTCGCTCCCTGCGCGGCACCGCCTCCGCGTGGAGGGAAACCGGTGGCAGCGGGACTGGAAGGTGTCCGAGGTCGCCGCGCGTGTGCTCGCGCTGCCTCCTGCCGACGCGCACGCCGTGGACGCCGTGCTCAACTGCTGGGCCGGTCGCTTCGCACGCCGCAATTTCCCGCTGCTCATCCGC GAAATtactatttctggatccttgaaACATGCTGTACATGTGTTCCGCTGGATGAAAATTCAGGAGAACTACTGTGCTCGCAATGACATTTATGGCATGATGATTAGGCTACATGCTAGACACAATCAGGTTGATCAAGCGCGTGGCCTGTTCTTTGAGATGCAAGAATGGCG GTGCAAGCCTGATACTGATACATACAACTCTTTGATCCATGCTCATGCTCGAGCTGGCCAGTGGCGTTGGGCCATCAACATTATGGATGATATGCAACGTGCTGCT ATACCTCCTAGCCGAACTACATATAATAATGTTATAAATGCATGTGGGGCTGCTGGTAACTGGAAGAAAGCTTTAGAACTTTGTAAGAAGATGACTGAAAATGGTGTAGGACCAGATTTGATCACGCACAACATTGTCTTGTCTGCTTTCAAGAATGGAGCTCAGTATTCAAAAGCTATAGCTTACTTTGAAATTATGAAATCCTCTAAAGTTGCCCCTGATACATGCACTATGAATATTGTGATCCATTGCCTTGTAAAGGTTGCACTGTATGGGGAAGCTATTGAGTTGTTTAACTCAATGAGGGAAAGAAGAACAATATGTCCTCCAGATGTTGTTACATATACTAGCATAATGTATTCTTATTCTGTTTGTGGGCAAGCTGAAAATTGCAAGGCGGTCTTTGATATGATGGTTGCTGAAGGTGTCAGACCTAATATTGTATCCTACAATGCACTGTTGGGTGCTTATGCCTCGCATGGTATGCACACAGAGGCCTTGGAGACTTTTAAATTACTGAAGCAAAATGGGTTCAAACCTGATATAGTTTCGTATACCTCCTTACTTAATGCTTATGGTAGATCTGCACTACCTGAGAAGGCTAGGGAGGTCTTTAATGAAATGAGGAAGAATGCATGCAAGCCAAATAAAGTCAGTTACAATGCACTTATTGATGCTTATGGATCTGCTGGAATGTTGAAGGAAGCCATTAGTCTGCTGCATGAAATGGAGCAAGATGGCATTCAACCGGATGTTATTTCAATAAGTACTCTGTTAACAGCATGTGGCCGCTGCAGGCAGCCAACTAAAATTGGCATAATTCTTGCAGCAGCTAAGTCTCGAGGGATCCAACTAAATACAGTTGCTTACAACTCAGGCATCGGAAGCTATTTAAGTTTGGGAGATTATAAGAAAGCTTTGGAGTTGTACACGTCAATGAGGACAGGCAATGTGAAGCCCGATGCTGTGACTTACAATATACTCATTAGTGGATCTTGTAAATTGGGAAGGTATGTAGAGTCTCTGAATTTTTTTGAAGACATGATGGACCTGAATATTCATTTGACCAAGGAAGTCTACTCGTCCGTGATTTGTTCATATGTTAAGCAG GGAAAACTAACTGAAGCAGCATCTACTTTTAATTCTATGAAAGAATCTGGATGCTTCCCTGATGTTTTGACATATACAACAATGATTAAGGCCTATAGTGATGATG GGAGCTGGAGGAGAGCATGGGACCTATTCAAAGAgatggaaagtaatgacatacaGCCAGATGCTATTGTCTGTTCATCCCTCATGGAAGCATTGAATAAGGGAGGTCAACCTGAAAGGGTCCTTCAGTTGATGGAATTCATGAAGCAAAAACAGATTCAATTGAACCAAAAGGCTTATTTTGAGATAATATCTTCATGCACCAT TTTCACAAGTTTGGTTTTACTACATATTTAG
- the LOC8056374 gene encoding primary amine oxidase 2, giving the protein MVQMSHRAAMLPLLLAAVLSVTAAASAASSRSNPHPLDPLTPEEITAVRDAVLASPLVPARPLTFHYVGLDEPDKPDVLAYAYGGGGGSSSPRPLLPRRALVIARAGEQSHELRVDIASSSNGTTSATVLSHAIHRGAGFPILTLEEQFAAVALPPAYPPFVDSVRRRGVDMDDVLCAVFPVGWFGGGGGGDGTANKRVAKMLCFVAGPTANFYARPIEGVTMVVDLDAMAIVGYRDRVTYPVPKAEGTDYRAGKTGPPLAGLQPAPGVAVQPEGRGFHIDGHVVRWANWEFHVGFDMRAGTVISLASVDDADAGTRRRVMYRGFVSEVFVPYMDPVEEWYYRTFLDAGEYGLGLWAFPLQPGADCPANAAYFDGSYAGQDGKPVSGENRICVFERYAGDVAWRHTEAGFPDRLITEVRPDVTLVVRMVVSPGNYDYILDWEFKTSGSIKFVVSLTGLLEVKGTSYTHADEITADPHGSLVSENTLAIYHDHYVTYHLDLDIDGTNNSFVKNIITARRNTGDPATGGADTPRRSYWTVRREVAETESDGQADVNADGPADLLFVNPGKKTRMGHEVGYRLIPSGATAASVLADDDYPQRRASYTKKQVWVTPYSKAEKWASGLYADQSTGGDSLTAWRRRNRGIRDEDIVLWYTLGLHHIPYQEDFPVMPTLSGGFELRPSNFFERNPILRIRPPRPHSASANCSCDATW; this is encoded by the exons ATGGTCCAAATGTCACACCGGGCAGCTATGCTTCctctcctcctcgccgccgtgCTGTCCGTCACCGCCGCGGCGTCGGCGGCCTCTTCCCGTTCCAACCCCCACCCGCTCGACCCCCTCACCCCCGAGGAGATTACGGCGGTCCGCGACGCTGTGCTGGCCTCCCCGCTCGTCCCCGCTCGCCCGCTCACCTTCCACTACGTTGGCCTCGACGAGCCCGACAAGCCCGACGTCCTCGCCTACgcctacggcggcggcggcggctcgtcCTCCCCGCGTCCGCTCCTGCCGCGACGGGCGCTCGTGATCGCCCGCGCGGGCGAGCAGTCCCACGAGCTCCGCGTGGACATCGCCAGCAGCAGCAACGGCACCACCTCCGCCACCGTCCTCTCCCACGCCATCCACCGCGGCGCGGGCTTCCCGATCCTCACGCTCGAGGAGCAGTTCGCGGCGGTGGCGCTGCCGCCCGCGTACCCGCCGTTCGTCGACTCCGTGCGGCGCCGCGGGGTGGACATGGACGACGTGCTCTGCGCGGTGTTCCCCGTCGGCTggttcggcggcggcggcggcggcgacgggacGGCGAATAAGCGGGTGGCGAAGATGCTGTGCTTCGTGGCCGGCCCCACGGCCAACTTCTACGCGCGGCCGATCGAGGGCGTCACCATGGTGGTGGACCTCGACGCCATGGCCATCGTCGGGTACAGAGACCGGGTGACGTACCCCGTGCCCAAGGCCGAGGGCACGGACTACCGGGCGGGCAAGACTGGGCCGCCGCTCGCTGGGCTGCAGCCGGCGCCGGGCGTCGCCGTGCAACCGGAGGGCAGGGGCTTCCACATTGACGGCCACGTCGTCAG GTGGGCCAACTGGGAGTTCCACGTGGGCTTCGACATGCGCGCGGGCACGGTGATCTCGCTGGCCTCGGTcgacgacgccgacgccggcacgcggcggcgggtgatGTACCGCGGCTTCGTCTCGGAGGTCTTCGTGCCCTACATGGACCCGGTGGAGGAGTGGTACTACCGCACGTTCCTGGACGCCGGCGAGTACGGCCTGGGCCTCTGGGCGTTCCCGCTCCAGCCCGGCGCCGACTGCCCCGCCAACGCCGCCTACTTCGACGGCTCCTACGCCGGGCAGGACGGCAAGCCCGTCAGCGGCGAGAATAGGATCTGCGTGTTCGAGCGGTACGCCGGCGACGTTGCGTGGCGCCACACCGAGGCCGGGTTCCCGGACCGATTG ATCACGGAGGTCCGGCCTGACGTGACATTGGTGGTGAGGATGGTGGTGTCGCCCGGCAACTACGACTACATTTTGGACTGGGAGTTCAAGACCAGCGGCTCCATCAAATTCGTG GTGTCTCTCACCGGCCTCCTGGAGGTGAAAGGAACATCGTACACGCACGCCGACGAGATCACGGCGGACCCGCACGGCTCGCTGGTCTCGGAGAACACGCTCGCCATCTACCACGACCACTACGTGACGTACCACCTGGACCTGGACATCGACGGCACCAACAACTCCTTCGTCAAGAACATCATCACCGCGAGGCGCAACACGGGGGACCCGGCCACGGGCGGCGCCGACACGCCGAGGCGGAGCTACTGGACGGTGCGGCGGGAGGTGGCGGAGACGGAGTCCGACGGGCAGGCGGACGTCAACGCCGACGGTCCCGCCGACCTGCTGTTCGTGAACCCGGGCAAGAAGACCCGGATGGGGCACGAGGTCGGGTACCGCCTCATCCCGTCGGGGGCGACGGCGGCGTCCGTGCTGGCCGACGACGACTACCCGCAGCGGCGGGCGAGCTACACGAAGAAGCAGGTGTGGGTGACGCCGTACAGCAAGGCCGAGAAGTGGGCGTCCGGGCTGTACGCCGACCAGAGCACCGGCGGCGACAGCCTGACggcgtggaggaggaggaacaGGGGGATCAGGGACGAGGACATCGTGCTGTGGTACACGCTGGGACTGCACCACATACCCTACCAGGAGGACTTCCCGGTGATGCCCACGCTCAGCGGCGGCTTCGAGCTCCGGCCGTCCAACTTCTTCGAGAGGAACCCGATTCTCAGGATCAGACCTCCCAGACCGCACAGCGCCTCCGCCAACTGCTCGTGCGATGCAACCTGGTGA
- the LOC8083904 gene encoding uncharacterized protein LOC8083904 — protein MRDFASCLSQSAVQVAHSSSSSGQNLVQCAYLARLRGKPCVVTVTWSKVASGQAFAIAIHDYSNRCLCKTEVKPWLFSKRKGSKVVELDSGNVEIIWDLSAAKFAAGPEPLEGFRVALLYDLEVVLVLGDLSKEEDRWVLSDALHSDAVMIARKEHIYAKKVYSAKARFLDIGQIHHISIECDTAGARDPSLEIRIGKKKVLQVKRLAWKFRGNQTIYVDGLPVEVLWDVHDWLFGSSNGCAVFLFQSGHSMEKSLFRTCSQNEKEAQAHRFGFTLILKAWKTE, from the coding sequence ATGAGAGATTTTGCATCTTGCCTAAGTCAAAGTGCCGTTCAGGTTGCGCATTCCTCTTCCTCAAGTGGGCAGAACTTGGTGCAGTGTGCATACCTGGCACGCCTTCGCGGCAAGCCTTGCGTGGTCACCGTCACCTGGAGCAAGGTGGCGTCGGGGCAGGCTTTcgccattgccatccatgactaCTCCAACCGTTGCCTCTGCAAGACGGAGGTGAAGCCCTGGCTGTTCTCGAAGAGGAAGGGTTCCAAGGTCGTGGAATTGGATAGTGGCAATGTGGAGATCATCTGGGACCTGTCAGCCGCAAAGTTCGCGGCTGGGCCAGAGCCACTCGAAGGCTTCCGTGTTGCTCTACTCTATGATCTTGAAGTTGTCCTTGTTTTGGGTGACCTAAGCAAGGAGGAGGATCGCTGGGTTCTGTCGGATGCTTTGCATTCTGATGCAGTCATGATAGCTAGGAAGGAGCACATCTATGCGAAGAAGGTGTATTCGGCGAAAGCTCGATTTTTGGACATTGGTCAGATTCATCACATCTCCATAGAGTGCGACACGGCAGGGGCGAGGGATCCCAGCTTAGAGATTAGGATTGGCAAGAAGAAAGTGTTGCAGGTGAAGAGGCTGGCATGGAAATTCAGAGGGAACCAGACTATCTATGTCGATGGACTTCCAGTGGAGGTGCTCTGGGATGTGCATGACTGGCTATTTGGTTCCTCGAATGGATGCGCCGTGTTTTTGTTTCAGTCAGGCCACTCCATGGAAAAATCCTTGTTCAGAACATGCTCACAGAATGAAAAGGAGGCTCAAGCACATCGTTTTGGTTTCACATTGATACTAAAAGCGTGGAAGACTGAGTAA
- the LOC8056375 gene encoding nucleolar protein 58: MDLETENRLASLLIEEARRLQLEADREGVHAYLRKPNVRHRPNSRFLTATVRGVQQANRVVEVNEMWRAREKELELESKVKSRSNDRDDFRGEKRKSELRNHSSSSRVEQEGTTYNNPYSDQEDGLRDDEIERFLHSRAKRGRGAVGSRMDEPGPYLDSLSRHQDNGPSPDIRVEEKWERRVQGPEKPSFLRSKSTDGHWHKDTLDGRASSSEPLCKKEKKKKSEKKDKREKKKEKDKKKYKHRDRRDHISRRRE, from the exons ATGGATCTGGAGACAGAGAATCGTCTCGCTTCTTTGCTAATTGAAGAGGCTCGGAGATTGCAGTTGGAGGCTGACAGGGAAGGTGTTCATGCATATCTTCGAAAACCTAATGTTAGGCATCGTCCAAACTCACGGTTCCTCACAGCCACGGTTCGTGGAGTTCAGCAAG CAAACCGTGTTGTGGAGGTCAATGAAATGTGGCGTGCCAGGGAAAAGGAACTGGAGTTAGAGTCAAAGGTGAAAAGCAGAAGTAACGATCGTGATGATTTTAGAGGTGAGAAGCGCAAAAGTGAATTGAGAAACCATAGCTCCAGCTCAAGGGTCGAACAAGAAGGGACCACTTATAATAATCCTTACTCAGACCAGGAGGATGGTCTCAGGGATGATGAGATTGAAAGATTTCTTCATTCAAG GGCAAAGCGAGGACGTGGGGCTGTTGGTTCTAGGATGGACGAGCCTGGTCCATACCTTGATTCTTTGTCTCGTCATCAGGACAACGGACCTAGTCCTGACATACGTGTGGAAGAAAAATGGGAACGCCgagtacaaggtccagagaagCCGTCATTTTTGAGGTCCAAGTCTACTGATGGTCATTGGCATAAGGATACTTTGGATGGAAGGGCATCAAGCTCTGAACCACTgtgtaaaaaggaaaagaaaaagaagtcagAGAAAAAAgataagagagagaaaaagaaggAAAAGGACAAGAAAAAATACAAACATCGCGATCGCCGCGATCACATAAGTCGAAGACGAGAGTGA
- the LOC110432891 gene encoding uncharacterized protein LOC110432891 — MTMPWGLAACIVDMVWAVLAGWVSTCLVIANEVARGMRSGEIGPFVVG; from the coding sequence ATGACGATGCCGTGGGGGCTCGCGGCCTGCATCGTGGACATGGTGTGGGCGGTGCTCGCCGGCTGGGTGTCCACCTGCTTGGTCATCGCCAACGAGGTCGCCCGCGGCATGCGCAGTGGCGAGATCGGCCCATTCGTTGTCGGCTGA
- the LOC8083906 gene encoding pentatricopeptide repeat-containing protein At2g41720 isoform X1 codes for MKIQENYCARNDIYGMMIRLHARHNQVDQARGLFFEMQEWRCKPDTDTYNSLIHAHARAGQWRWAINIMDDMQRAAIPPSRTTYNNVINACGAAGNWKKALELCKKMTENGVGPDLITHNIVLSAFKNGAQYSKAIAYFEIMKSSKVAPDTCTMNIVIHCLVKVALYGEAIELFNSMRERRTICPPDVVTYTSIMYSYSVCGQAENCKAVFDMMVAEGVRPNIVSYNALLGAYASHGMHTEALETFKLLKQNGFKPDIVSYTSLLNAYGRSALPEKAREVFNEMRKNACKPNKVSYNALIDAYGSAGMLKEAISLLHEMEQDGIQPDVISISTLLTACGRCRQPTKIGIILAAAKSRGIQLNTVAYNSGIGSYLSLGDYKKALELYTSMRTGNVKPDAVTYNILISGSCKLGRYVESLNFFEDMMDLNIHLTKEVYSSVICSYVKQGKLTEAASTFNSMKESGCFPDVLTYTTMIKAYSDDGSWRRAWDLFKEMESNDIQPDAIVCSSLMEALNKGGQPERVLQLMEFMKQKQIQLNQKAYFEIISSCTMLRDWKTASQIIEHLDSSLSSISFGTLNHILNFLGKCGRTESMMKLFYKMVTACSTVGLSTYTILLRNLLVVGKWRKYVEVLQWMEDAGICPTLYMYQNVLPYIWRDNSMDYVTLMQEKINALREKVT; via the exons ATGAAAATTCAGGAGAACTACTGTGCTCGCAATGACATTTATGGCATGATGATTAGGCTACATGCTAGACACAATCAGGTTGATCAAGCGCGTGGCCTGTTCTTTGAGATGCAAGAATGGCG GTGCAAGCCTGATACTGATACATACAACTCTTTGATCCATGCTCATGCTCGAGCTGGCCAGTGGCGTTGGGCCATCAACATTATGGATGATATGCAACGTGCTGCT ATACCTCCTAGCCGAACTACATATAATAATGTTATAAATGCATGTGGGGCTGCTGGTAACTGGAAGAAAGCTTTAGAACTTTGTAAGAAGATGACTGAAAATGGTGTAGGACCAGATTTGATCACGCACAACATTGTCTTGTCTGCTTTCAAGAATGGAGCTCAGTATTCAAAAGCTATAGCTTACTTTGAAATTATGAAATCCTCTAAAGTTGCCCCTGATACATGCACTATGAATATTGTGATCCATTGCCTTGTAAAGGTTGCACTGTATGGGGAAGCTATTGAGTTGTTTAACTCAATGAGGGAAAGAAGAACAATATGTCCTCCAGATGTTGTTACATATACTAGCATAATGTATTCTTATTCTGTTTGTGGGCAAGCTGAAAATTGCAAGGCGGTCTTTGATATGATGGTTGCTGAAGGTGTCAGACCTAATATTGTATCCTACAATGCACTGTTGGGTGCTTATGCCTCGCATGGTATGCACACAGAGGCCTTGGAGACTTTTAAATTACTGAAGCAAAATGGGTTCAAACCTGATATAGTTTCGTATACCTCCTTACTTAATGCTTATGGTAGATCTGCACTACCTGAGAAGGCTAGGGAGGTCTTTAATGAAATGAGGAAGAATGCATGCAAGCCAAATAAAGTCAGTTACAATGCACTTATTGATGCTTATGGATCTGCTGGAATGTTGAAGGAAGCCATTAGTCTGCTGCATGAAATGGAGCAAGATGGCATTCAACCGGATGTTATTTCAATAAGTACTCTGTTAACAGCATGTGGCCGCTGCAGGCAGCCAACTAAAATTGGCATAATTCTTGCAGCAGCTAAGTCTCGAGGGATCCAACTAAATACAGTTGCTTACAACTCAGGCATCGGAAGCTATTTAAGTTTGGGAGATTATAAGAAAGCTTTGGAGTTGTACACGTCAATGAGGACAGGCAATGTGAAGCCCGATGCTGTGACTTACAATATACTCATTAGTGGATCTTGTAAATTGGGAAGGTATGTAGAGTCTCTGAATTTTTTTGAAGACATGATGGACCTGAATATTCATTTGACCAAGGAAGTCTACTCGTCCGTGATTTGTTCATATGTTAAGCAG GGAAAACTAACTGAAGCAGCATCTACTTTTAATTCTATGAAAGAATCTGGATGCTTCCCTGATGTTTTGACATATACAACAATGATTAAGGCCTATAGTGATGATG GGAGCTGGAGGAGAGCATGGGACCTATTCAAAGAgatggaaagtaatgacatacaGCCAGATGCTATTGTCTGTTCATCCCTCATGGAAGCATTGAATAAGGGAGGTCAACCTGAAAGGGTCCTTCAGTTGATGGAATTCATGAAGCAAAAACAGATTCAATTGAACCAAAAGGCTTATTTTGAGATAATATCTTCATGCACCAT GCTACGGGACTGGAAAACAGCAAGTCAAATAATCGAACATTTGGATTCCTCTCTCTCATCGATTTCTTTTGGCACACTAAACCATATTTTAAATTTTCTTGGAAAATGTGGCAGGACAGAGAGCATGATGAAG CTGTTCTATAAGATGGTGACTGCATGCTCTACTGTGGGCCTTTCTACTTATACGATTCTGTTGAGAAATCTCTTAGTTGTGGGGAAATGGAGAAagtatgttgag GTTTTGCAGTGGATGGAAGATGCTGGAATCTGTCCAACACTCTATATGTATCAAAATGTGCTTCCATATATCTGGAGAGACAACAGCATGGACTATGTTACTCTCATGCAAGAAAAAATAA ATGCATTGAGAGAGAAGGTAACATGA